In the Afipia sp. GAS231 genome, GGTTTTGACCAGGTCCAGGGGTTCCTGTTCGGCAAGCCGTTGAGCGCCAGGAAATTCGCGCGGGCGGCCCTCACGCGCTCTTCACTGATCACGCAAAATTAGAGCGGGGCATGGTTGCCGTTGTCGGCGGTCAGGACGTCGGCTAGGGCGATCTGTCGGCCGTCCGACGTGGAGGTAGCTCCGACCCTCAGCTTTTCGACGCCTTGAGCACGTCGTCGAGATCGATATCGATCTGGCCCTGTGCCTTGACGTGACGAACCTCAAAACTGTCGGACGCAAACCGATACTCGACCAGCCCGCATTCCTTGATGCCGATCAGCTCCTGCCGCGCTTCCGAAATCTTGAAGGCGGCCGACGGCGCCCAGACGTGGCGGGTGTGGCCAAACGTGAAGTCGCGGCGCTGGTGAACGTGGCCTGACGCGATCAGCCGCAGGTTGACCTTGCCCAACATCTCGATCAGTTGCTGGCGCCGGGGCTGCGGCACGTAGCGGATCGCGGAAGACTCAAGCTCGGGATCGCCGGGCGTGTTGAGAAACAGCGGCTTGTGGATGAACAGCGCCACCGGCTTGCCGTTCACACGTCCGAGTTCTGACGCGAGCCAGTCGAATTGCTCGGCCTCGCTTTCGATCCCGGTGTTCATGATCAGCGAGTTCAGTCCGATGAAGCACCAGCCGG is a window encoding:
- a CDS encoding metallophosphoesterase, translated to MTQFRLTQISDTHLARRLQLLTDNFDHVRAHIDATRPDIVVNSGDLSFDGPTSRKDLEFAKSLHEALPVPCRYLPGNHDLGDNPTAIGPVPPHPATEPLRQNFIDVIGEDRWRFEEAGWCFIGLNSLIMNTGIESEAEQFDWLASELGRVNGKPVALFIHKPLFLNTPGDPELESSAIRYVPQPRRQQLIEMLGKVNLRLIASGHVHQRRDFTFGHTRHVWAPSAAFKISEARQELIGIKECGLVEYRFASDSFEVRHVKAQGQIDIDLDDVLKASKS